A single Populus alba chromosome 7, ASM523922v2, whole genome shotgun sequence DNA region contains:
- the LOC118063250 gene encoding dolichyl-diphosphooligosaccharide--protein glycosyltransferase 48 kDa subunit, with protein sequence MARINFSVLTILSVTLLPVLSLSFSPDSPSDRRLLVLLDDLSLKSSLSIFFNSLKSRGFDLDFKLADDPKLALQRYGQYLYDGLILFSPSIERFGGALDLAAVLDFVDSGHDLIIAADSSASDLIKSVATECGVDFDEDPSALVIDHKSYAVAGTEGDHTLIAADDFIESDVLLGKNKIEAPVLFKGIAHSLNAANALVLKVLSASPSAYSANPSSKLSSPPSLTGSSISLVSVIQARNNARIMITGSLDMFSNRFFRSSVQKAGSPKKYDKSGNEQFVTELSKWVFHERGHLKAVNLRHNKAGETDEPAMYRIKDDLDFSVEIYEWSGKSWEPYVANDVQVQFYMMSPYVLKTLSNDKKGLYHTSFKVPDVYGVFQFKVEYNRLGYTSLLLSKQIPVRPFRHNEYERFITAAFPYYGASFTMMAGFFIFSFVYLYHK encoded by the exons ATGGCGAGAATCAATTTCTCGGTATTAACAATTCTATCAGTCACACTCCTTCCcgttctctccctctctttctcccCTGACTCGCCCTCAGATCGTCGCCTCTTAGTCCTCCTCGACGACTTGTCACTCAAATCTTCCCTCTCAATCTTCTTCAATTCTCTCAAATCTCGCGGTTTTGATCTCGATTTCAAGCTTGCGGATGACCCAAAACTGGCCCTTCAACGTTATGGCCAGTACTTGTATGATGGCTTGATTCTCTTCTCTCCTTCAATCGAAA GATTTGGTGGTGCATTGGATTTAGCTGCGGTGCTTGACTTTGTTGACTCGGGTCATGATCTGATTATTGCGGCCGATAGTTCTGCTTCTGATTTGATTAAGAGTGTAGCTACTGAATGTGGGGTTGATTTTGATGAG GATCCATCGGCTCTGGTTATTGATCATAAAAGTTATGCAGTCGCTGGGACTGAGGGTGATCATACATTGATTGCTGCAGATGATTTTATTGAATCCGATGTGCTGCTTGGAAAAAACAAGATTGAG GCTCCTGTTCTCTTTAAAGGGATTGCACATTCTTTAAATGCAGCAAATGCCCTG GTATTGAAGGTCCTTTCTGCATCTCCTTCTGCTTATTCAGCTAATCCAAGTTCCAAATTGTCAAGTCCTCCATCATTAACTGGATCTTCCATCTCATTAGTTTCAGTAATTCAG GCTAGAAACAATGCTCGGATTATGATTACAGGCTCATTGGATATGTTTAGTAACCG ATTTTTCAGATCAAGTGTACAGAAAGCTGGGAGCCCAAAAAA ATATGATAAATCTGGTAATGAGCAATTTGTGACTGAACTTAGCAAATGGGTCTTCCATGAAAGAGGTCATCTGAAG GCTGTGAATCTTAGACACAATAAAGCTGGGGAAACAGACGAGCCTGCAATGTACAGGATCAAGGATGATCTG GATTTTTCTGTTGAGATATATGAATGGTCTGGAAAGAGCTGGGAGCCATATGTGGCCAATGATGTTCAGGTCCAGTTCTATATGATGAGCCCCTATGTGTTGAAAACCTTATCAAATGACAAAAAG GGCCTGTATCATACATCATTCAAGGTGCCTGATGTTTATGGGGTTTTCCAGTTTAAGGTTGAGTATAACAGGCTTGGATATACTAGCCTGTTGCTCTCCAAACAG ATTCCAGTTCGGCCCTTCAGACACAATGAATATGAGAGATTTATAACAGCAGCTTTTCCCTACTATGGAGcttcttttacaatg ATGGCTGGCTTCTTTATCTTCAGCTTTGTTTACCTGTACCACAAGTGA
- the LOC118063253 gene encoding BES1/BZR1 homolog protein 2, with protein MTAGGSSGRLPTWKERENNKRRERRRRAIAAKIYTGLRTQGNFKLPKHCDNNEVLKALCAEAGWIVEEDGTTYRKGCKPPPTEIAGTPTNISACSSIQPSPQSSNFPSPVASYHASPTSSSFPSPSRFDGNPSTYLLPFLRNIASIPTNLPPLRISNSAPVTPPLSSPTSRGSKRKADWESLSNGTLNSLHHPLLAASAPSSPTRRHHLAPATIPECDESDASTVDSGRWVSFLAVAPHVAPPSPTFNLVKPVAQQSGFQDGVDRHGGLSWGAAAERGRGAEFEFENCRVKPWEGERIHEIGVDDLELTLGGGKARG; from the exons ATGACAGCCGGTGGATCCTCAGGAAGGTTACCAACATGGAAGGAAAGAGAGAATaacaagagaagagaaagaaggagaagagctATAGCTGCTAAGATATATACAGGTCTTAGAACTCAAGGGAATTTTAAGTTACCAAAACACTGTGATAATAATGAAGTCTTGAAAGCTCTTTGTGCTGAAGCTGGTTggattgttgaagaagatggtaCCACTTATCGCAAG GGCTGCAAGCCGCCTCCAACTGAGATTGCAGGCACTCCAACAAATATCAGTGCTTGTTCTTCAATTCAACCGAGTCCACAATCCTCCAATTTTCCAAGCCCTGTAGCTTCCTACCATGCTAGTCCAACATCCTCCTCATTCCCAAGCCCCTCTCGTTTCGATGGAAACCCCTCCACTTACCTCCTCCCATTCCTCCGAAACATAGCTTCCATCCCAACAAACCTCCCTCCTCTTAGAATATCCAATAGTGCTCCTGTAACCCCACCACTTTCTTCCCCTACATCTAGAGGTTCGAAACGGAAAGCTGACTGGGAATCCCTCTCAAATGGCACCCTTAACTCGCTTCACCATCCCCTTTTGGCAGCTTCTGCCCCATCAAGTCCTACACGGCGCCACCATCTAGCACCTGCCACAATACCAGAATGTGATGAGTCTGATGCTTCCACTGTGGACTCTGGCCGCTGGGTGAGTTTTCTGGCAGTGGCACCCCATGTAGCTCCTCCCTCGCCAACTTTTAATCTTGTTAAACCAGTGGCACAACAGAGTGGTTTTCAGGATGGAGTTGATAGGCATGGTGGTTTAAGCTGGGGGGCAGCAGCAGAGAGGGGGAGAGGTGCGGAGTTTGAGTTTGAGAATTGTAGGGTGAAGCCATGGGAGGGCGAGAGGATTCATGAGATTGGGGTAGATGATCTTGAGCTCACACTTGGAGGTGGAAAAGCCCGTGGTTAA
- the LOC118063252 gene encoding uncharacterized protein: MGLKQTHSRFGSSSLRAPFKSLFPRTIDAMKGRKILGVSLSILLINMAAIMERADENLLPAVYKEVSEAFNAGPSDLGYLTFIRNFVQGLSSPLAGILVINHARPTVLAMGTLCWALSTAAVGASHHFSQAAFWRAVNGFGLAIVIPALQSFIADSYKDGVRGTGFGLLSFIGNLGGIGGGVLATVMAGQQYWGVQGWRFAFIMMASLSLLIGLLVFLFVVDPRKTIGVNRDTSENFERDELVEKGNSLSIWTESWTATKAVMKVKTFQIIVLQGIVGSLPWTAMVFFTMWFELIGFNHNKTAALLSFFAVGCSLGSLLGGIIADRMSHIYPHSGRIMCAQFSALMGIPFSWFLLRVIPQSVSSYFTFAVTLFLMGLTISWNGTAVNAPMFAEVVPVKHRTMIYAYDRAFEGSFSSFAAPLVGILSEQMFGYDSKSVDPVKGSVREASALSKGLLSMMAVPFGLCCLFYTPLYRYFRQDRENARTAGSKALEIM; this comes from the exons ATGGGCCTTAAACAGACCCATTCCAGATTTGGTTCTTCTTCCCTTCGAGCGCCATTCAAGTCTTTGTTTCCCAGAACTATTGATGCCAtgaa AGGAAGGAAGATTTTGGGGGTTTCTCTTTCTATCTTGCTTATAAACATGGCTGCTATAATGGAGCGCGCTGATGAAAATCTCCTTCCTGCTGTTTATAAAGAAGTTAGTGAAGCTTTTAATGCTGGACCATCTGATCTGGGGTATCTTACTTTCATAAGGAACTTTGTGCAGGGACTGTCATCACCATTGGCAGGTATTTTAGTTATAAACCATGCCCGTCCCACGGTTCTTGCAATGGGAACTTTGTGTTGGGCCTTATCAACTGCTGCGGTGGGTGCAAGCCATCATTTCTCGCAAGCTGCATTCTGGAGAGCAGTAAATGGCTTTGGACTGGCAATTGTAATACCAGCATTGCAATCTTTCATTGCTGATAGCTACAAGGATGGTGTGAGGGGTACTGGATTTGGATTGCTAAGCTTTATTGGCAACTTGGGTGGTATAGGTGGTGGTGTTCTGGCAACAGTTATGGCTGGTCAGCAGTATTGGGGTGTACAAGGATGGCGTTTTGCCTTCATCATGATGGCATCATTGAGTTTACTAATAGGGTTActtgttttcttatttgtgGTTGATCCAAGGAAAACAATTGGTGTCAACCGTGACACCAGTGAGAATTTTGAAAG AGATGAACTGGTAGAAAAGGgaaattcattatcaatttggACAGAGTCCTGGACAGCAACAAAAGCTGTTATGAAAGTGAAAACATTTCAGATAATTGTCCTGCAGGGCATTGTTGGTTCCCTGCCATGGACTGCAATGGTGTTTTTTACCATGTGGTTTGAACTGATTG GTTTTAATCATAACAAAACAGCAGCTCTCCTAAGTTTCTTTGCTGTTGGGTGTTCATTGGGGTCCCTCCTTGGTGGCATAATAGCTGATCGAATGTCACATATTTACCCTCACTCTGGCCGTATCATGTGTGCCCAGTTTAGTGCCCTCATGGGCATCCCATTCTCTTGGTTTCTCCTCAGAGTGATTCCACAATCAGTAAGCAGCTATTTCACCTTTGCTGTTACCCTTTTCCTGATGGGGCTAACAATCAGCTGGAATGGTACTGCTGTCAATGCCCCAATGTTCGCTGAGGTGGTGCCTGTAAAACACCGGACGATGATTTACGCATACGATCGTGCTTTTGAAGGATCGTTCTCTTCTTTTGCAGCGCCATTGGTCGGAATCCTTTCAGAGCAGATGTTTGGTTATGATTCAAAGTCTGTTGATCCAGTTAAAGGTTCTGTACGAGAAGCTTCTGCACTGTCTAAAGGGCTTCTTTCGATGATGGCAGTTCCATTTGGTTTGTGTTGCTTGTTTTACACTCCATTGTATAGATATTTCAGGCAAGACCGTGAAAATGCAAGAACGGCGGGTTCAAAAGCATTAGAGATCATGTAA
- the LOC118063251 gene encoding NEDD8-conjugating enzyme Ubc12 → MIRLFKVKEKQRELAENANGGVPIKKQSAGELRLHKDISELNLPKSCTMTFPNGKDDLMSFEVSIRPDEGYYLGGTFLFSFQVSPIYPHEAPKVKCKTKVYHPNIDLEGNVCLNILREDWKPVLNINTIIYGLYHLFTEPNYEDPLNHDAAAVLRDNPKMFESNVRRAMTGGYVGQSFFPRCI, encoded by the exons ATGATTCGGCTATTTAAAGTGAAGGAAAAGCAGAGAGAACTTGCTGAAAACGCTAATGGTGGCGTGCCGATCAAGAAGCAAAGTGCTGGAGAATTGCGTCTTCATAAAG ATATTTCTGAGCTGAACTTACCTAAATCATGCACCATGACGTTCCCCAATGGCAAGGATGACCTTATGAGCTTTGAGGTTTCTATCCGGCCAGATGAAGGATATTATTT AGGTGGAACATTTTTGTTCTCTTTCCAAGTTTCCCCGATCTACCCACACGAAGCACCAAAAGTTAAATGCAAAACCAAG GTCTACCATCCAAACATCGACTTGGAAGGAAATGTCTGTCTCAATATCTTGCGAGAAGATTGGAAACCTGTCCTCAATATAAACACCATCATTTATGGATTATATCATCTCTTCACG GAACCAAATTACGAGGATCCCCTTAATCATGATGCTGCAGCAGTGTTGAGGGACAACCCGAAGATGTTTGAATCTAATGTGAGAAGGGCTATGACTGGCGGGTATGTGGGGCAATCCTTCTTTCCACGGTGTATTTAG